One genomic region from Sphingobacterium sp. UGAL515B_05 encodes:
- a CDS encoding M23 family metallopeptidase, which translates to MTKKRIALLALLTGMAGLSQGQDIIKSRNYPQNYFVRPMDIAPQASGSFGELRATHFHGGDDYRTQQRINIPVHAAAEGFVSRVRVQIGGGGNYVYIDHPNGYTSVYMHLESFNSDLAKIIKDEQYKQKRFDVDVFLKPNQVTVKKGEFIANSGNTGGSAGPHLHFEIRDTKAQLPLNPQLFGLLFPDGVKPIIRGMTVYDLGSELFDENTPRRHQTIKSVGGGNYSLATNAPISVNGTFGLGINTVDKRSGISFTYGVYSIELFLDNKNISTVLFESIPFDQTRAIQSYVDYPYLKKSGVRVQKSFKDPNNPINIYKHLDNLGKIELKDNEVHDVKYVVKDVQGNTSELNFIVQNNPSLSISRTNGVGLKMFHYADENKYEAENARVYMSKNILYDDLYFNYSQGAKPAKGYSAIHYIHNAYTPVFGYYKLMIKPDYSLSENLYDKALIVSSDGGAQGGKYENGWVVANVREFGGFYVAVDTIAPNIVARNLTDGKNVSGQQSIDFTISDNLSGIDTFDAYIDGKWALMKYDPKTRHIWHEFEPDLSSGRHAFKLEVKDNKGNLKTYEASFIR; encoded by the coding sequence ATGACAAAAAAAAGAATTGCATTACTGGCTCTCCTCACTGGTATGGCAGGTTTGAGCCAGGGACAAGATATTATCAAAAGCCGTAATTATCCACAAAATTATTTTGTACGGCCCATGGACATAGCGCCGCAGGCTTCAGGATCGTTCGGCGAATTGCGGGCAACGCACTTCCACGGCGGAGACGACTATCGGACACAACAACGTATCAATATTCCCGTGCATGCGGCGGCGGAAGGTTTTGTATCCCGCGTCAGGGTGCAGATAGGTGGTGGTGGTAATTACGTTTATATTGATCACCCCAATGGTTATACCTCGGTATACATGCACCTAGAAAGTTTCAACTCGGATCTTGCTAAAATCATCAAAGATGAGCAGTACAAACAGAAACGTTTTGATGTCGATGTATTCCTCAAACCGAACCAGGTCACTGTAAAAAAAGGGGAGTTTATTGCAAATTCCGGCAATACAGGTGGATCTGCAGGTCCGCATCTTCATTTTGAAATCCGTGATACAAAAGCGCAGCTACCACTCAATCCACAATTGTTCGGACTGCTCTTTCCGGATGGTGTAAAACCGATCATCCGCGGCATGACGGTCTATGATTTAGGCTCCGAGCTATTTGATGAAAATACGCCCCGTAGACATCAAACCATCAAATCTGTTGGCGGAGGCAATTATAGTTTAGCAACAAACGCCCCCATCTCTGTGAATGGCACCTTTGGGCTAGGCATTAACACTGTCGATAAACGTAGCGGTATCTCATTTACGTATGGTGTCTACTCGATCGAACTTTTCTTGGACAACAAAAACATCAGTACGGTGCTGTTTGAATCAATCCCTTTTGATCAGACCCGTGCGATCCAGTCTTATGTCGATTACCCCTACTTAAAAAAATCCGGTGTACGCGTTCAAAAAAGTTTTAAAGATCCAAACAATCCGATCAACATCTATAAACACCTGGACAACCTGGGAAAAATCGAATTGAAAGACAATGAGGTCCATGACGTCAAATATGTTGTCAAGGATGTGCAAGGGAATACGAGCGAATTGAATTTTATAGTCCAGAATAACCCTTCACTTTCAATTAGTCGCACAAATGGGGTCGGCTTAAAAATGTTCCACTATGCTGACGAGAACAAATATGAAGCGGAGAATGCCCGGGTTTATATGAGCAAAAATATATTGTATGACGACCTTTACTTCAATTATTCGCAGGGAGCAAAACCTGCAAAAGGCTACTCGGCAATACACTATATCCACAACGCTTATACACCGGTCTTTGGATATTACAAGCTCATGATCAAACCAGACTACAGCTTGTCTGAAAATCTTTATGACAAGGCTTTGATTGTTTCTTCCGACGGTGGAGCACAGGGAGGTAAATATGAAAACGGTTGGGTCGTGGCCAATGTACGCGAGTTTGGCGGTTTTTATGTTGCTGTTGACACCATTGCACCGAATATTGTGGCACGTAACCTGACCGACGGAAAGAATGTGAGTGGACAGCAATCCATTGACTTTACAATCAGCGACAATCTCTCAGGAATAGATACTTTTGACGCTTATATTGATGGAAAATGGGCCTTGATGAAATATGATCCTAAAACGAGACATATCTGGCACGAATTCGAACCCGACTTAAGCAGTGGCCGACATGCGTTTAAACTCGAAGTGAAAGACAACAAAGGGAATTTAAAGACATACGAAGCTTCTTTTATAAGGTAG
- a CDS encoding glycine--tRNA ligase, with translation MSKQTDDFFKSVVSHAKEYGFVFQSSEIYDGLSAVYDYGQLGSELKNNLKTYWWKSMVQLHENIVGIDAAIFMHPTTWKASGHVDGFNDPMIDNKDSKKRYRADQLIEDKISRYEADGKTAEAAALLDALNTALNADDLAGLKTIIEEHNIVCPVSGTKNWTEVRQFNLMFATQMGAMADGADQVYLRPETAQGIFVNFLNVQKTGRMKIPFGIAQIGKAFRNEVIARQFIMRMREFEQMEMQFFCRPGTELEWYNKWKETRLKWHLALGFDPSNYRYHDHDKLAHYANAAVDIEFNFPFGFKEVEGIHSRTDFDLKQHQEFSKKKMQYFDPEINQNYIPYVIETSIGLDRLFLTVLCNALVTEDLSTAEKQDSRVVLKFPPALAPVKAAILPLTKKDGLPEKAREILNTLKLDYNVQYDEKDAIGKRYRRQDAIGTPICITVDYDSLEDNTVTIRHRDTMAQERVAIADLEKILNDLAGWNTLLKKLI, from the coding sequence ATGAGCAAACAAACAGACGACTTTTTCAAAAGTGTAGTATCACACGCGAAGGAATACGGTTTTGTATTTCAATCGAGCGAAATATATGACGGATTAAGTGCCGTCTACGATTACGGGCAATTAGGTTCGGAATTAAAAAACAACCTAAAGACTTATTGGTGGAAATCCATGGTGCAATTGCACGAAAACATTGTTGGTATTGATGCCGCAATTTTCATGCACCCGACAACATGGAAAGCCTCTGGTCACGTTGATGGATTTAATGATCCGATGATCGACAATAAGGATTCAAAAAAACGCTACCGTGCCGATCAATTGATCGAAGATAAAATTTCACGTTATGAAGCAGATGGTAAGACAGCAGAAGCTGCTGCATTATTAGACGCTTTGAATACCGCATTGAATGCAGACGATTTAGCTGGACTAAAAACCATTATTGAAGAACACAATATCGTATGTCCGGTTTCAGGTACCAAAAACTGGACTGAAGTACGTCAATTCAATTTGATGTTTGCAACTCAGATGGGTGCTATGGCCGATGGCGCAGATCAAGTTTATCTTCGCCCCGAAACTGCACAAGGTATTTTCGTCAACTTCCTGAACGTTCAAAAAACAGGACGTATGAAAATTCCTTTCGGTATCGCCCAAATTGGTAAAGCTTTCCGTAACGAAGTAATTGCACGTCAGTTTATCATGCGTATGCGTGAATTCGAGCAAATGGAAATGCAATTTTTCTGCCGCCCGGGTACTGAATTGGAATGGTATAACAAATGGAAAGAGACACGCTTGAAATGGCATTTGGCATTGGGCTTCGATCCTTCAAACTACCGTTACCACGACCACGATAAATTAGCGCATTACGCAAATGCTGCAGTTGATATTGAATTCAACTTCCCATTCGGATTCAAAGAAGTTGAAGGTATCCACTCGCGTACAGATTTTGACTTGAAACAACATCAGGAATTTTCTAAAAAGAAAATGCAATATTTTGATCCTGAAATCAATCAAAACTACATTCCTTATGTAATCGAAACGTCAATTGGATTGGATCGTCTTTTCTTAACTGTATTATGTAACGCTCTGGTAACAGAGGATCTTTCTACAGCAGAAAAACAAGATTCTCGTGTCGTATTGAAGTTCCCACCAGCATTGGCACCGGTAAAAGCTGCAATTTTACCATTGACCAAAAAAGATGGTTTACCAGAAAAAGCACGTGAAATCCTAAATACGCTAAAATTGGATTACAACGTTCAATATGACGAAAAAGATGCAATCGGAAAACGATACCGCCGTCAAGACGCAATCGGAACACCAATCTGTATCACAGTTGATTACGATTCACTGGAAGATAATACCGTTACCATCCGTCACCGTGATACAATGGCACAGGAACGTGTCGCCATTGCCGATCTTGAAAAAATATTGAATGACTTGGCTGGTTGGAATACCCTGCTTAAAAAATTAATATAG
- a CDS encoding AraC family transcriptional regulator codes for MKVVQFTVPVVYQGSICVQEDILPSFYSNYHRHKEIQLTYILKGRGTFMIGNFTHSFEEDEIYIVDADEPHMFKTGEDIRDGIHAIHIFFDYEHFKPFLDFPEFDDVKYFLEHINVSKKLDAEHSVALKEKFVQINVSAGIDRLLSFVKLINFLSKKVEQWTSLYTGIPQKKFSDAEGLRINEIFQYTFQHFGDKISLEDIAAVAHMTPHAFCKYFKKHTRKTYVTFLNEIRIERACKMLIDESSESVSNIAFKTGFNNVVNFNRVFKKITKLSPSEYVQEHRMRD; via the coding sequence ATGAAAGTTGTTCAATTTACAGTTCCGGTGGTTTACCAAGGATCTATTTGTGTGCAGGAAGACATTCTGCCTTCATTTTACAGCAATTACCACCGGCATAAGGAAATCCAGCTGACCTATATCTTAAAGGGTAGGGGAACCTTTATGATTGGCAACTTTACACATAGTTTTGAAGAGGACGAAATCTATATCGTTGACGCGGATGAACCGCATATGTTCAAGACTGGCGAGGATATAAGGGATGGCATTCATGCCATCCATATTTTTTTCGACTACGAACATTTTAAACCCTTTCTGGATTTCCCTGAATTCGATGATGTCAAGTATTTTCTGGAACACATCAACGTCAGTAAAAAATTGGATGCGGAACACTCCGTCGCGCTGAAAGAAAAGTTTGTACAGATTAACGTGAGTGCGGGCATAGATCGTCTCCTCTCTTTTGTGAAGCTGATTAATTTTCTAAGTAAAAAAGTAGAACAATGGACTTCGCTCTATACAGGCATTCCACAGAAGAAGTTTTCAGATGCCGAGGGATTGCGAATCAACGAAATATTCCAATATACCTTTCAGCATTTTGGAGACAAGATTTCTCTGGAAGACATTGCTGCGGTGGCGCACATGACGCCACATGCCTTTTGTAAATATTTTAAGAAGCATACCCGGAAAACCTATGTAACCTTTCTCAATGAAATCCGGATAGAACGGGCCTGCAAAATGTTGATTGACGAATCTTCGGAAAGTGTTTCTAATATCGCTTTTAAAACGGGATTTAATAATGTTGTCAATTTCAATCGGGTATTCAAAAAAATAACTAAACTTTCACCCAGTGAATATGTACAGGAACATCGTATGCGCGACTAG
- a CDS encoding M64 family metallopeptidase — protein MNKNLFIALIVLCISALQLRAQSSLFKIDTLQYQGTDKHIVNLVILGDGYTKAELDDYAADAKQFTNYFFSIEPFKQYSSFFNVFAIRTISEESGATHDCKAGDCVHGETDLSKYPPRYNKFTRDHAVPVAHPNTIFGSSFDNGGLHRLVVPQKNDRIEEVLKTHTPNYTQVVVLVNSPFYGGSGGKWATSTVNFKSNDIAVHEIGHSFAQLADEYWAGNQYAIESTNRSQSADADHVSWKYWLGKDGVGIYSYGGKGSPSNWFRPHEYCKMQYLVAPFCPVCQEQFVASIKKKSSPFIQVKPGVDQTLTLDSVQKFSLRLAKPSPNTFKLCWLLNDETIATDIDSIYLDPGMLNVGTNTLKVMIQDTTNLLRNPLYLNYKDSVVWTFNQSKLIDLAKPQVTWGDTLETCYGGAQVLTVKHPVAGLQYRWYDAATGYWEETGRNIFLQDIVESKVYLVRGIWDDRVSEKTKININTLSKIDKPKRIAVKIDKKKNTVQLTVKDKVDTRYNYIWLNEDGSPIYEWDEFNGEYVRPTGVNNVLTIKLASSSRKVYVQKIDKETTCKSEKTIVTF, from the coding sequence ATGAATAAAAATCTATTTATTGCACTCATAGTTTTATGTATATCTGCCCTGCAGCTCCGGGCCCAATCTTCTCTTTTTAAGATCGATACGCTGCAATACCAAGGGACGGATAAGCATATTGTCAATTTGGTCATTTTGGGGGACGGTTACACCAAAGCAGAGCTGGATGATTATGCTGCCGATGCCAAGCAATTTACCAACTATTTTTTCTCGATCGAACCTTTTAAACAATACAGTAGTTTTTTTAATGTGTTTGCAATTCGTACGATCTCCGAAGAATCTGGCGCAACACACGATTGCAAAGCGGGTGACTGTGTACATGGTGAAACCGATTTGAGTAAATATCCGCCACGTTATAATAAGTTCACACGGGATCATGCTGTTCCGGTTGCTCATCCGAACACGATTTTTGGAAGCAGCTTTGACAATGGTGGTTTACATCGTTTGGTTGTACCTCAGAAAAATGATCGAATTGAAGAGGTATTGAAGACACATACCCCCAATTATACACAGGTTGTTGTGTTGGTCAATTCCCCATTTTATGGTGGTTCAGGAGGTAAATGGGCAACTTCTACTGTTAATTTTAAGAGCAATGATATCGCGGTACACGAAATTGGACATTCTTTTGCCCAGCTTGCGGATGAGTATTGGGCTGGAAATCAATATGCTATTGAGTCTACGAACCGCTCACAGTCGGCAGATGCAGATCATGTTTCCTGGAAATACTGGCTCGGAAAAGATGGGGTAGGGATTTACTCGTATGGTGGTAAAGGTTCGCCTTCAAACTGGTTTAGACCACATGAGTATTGTAAAATGCAGTATTTGGTAGCTCCATTTTGCCCTGTCTGTCAAGAACAATTTGTGGCTTCCATCAAGAAAAAATCAAGTCCATTTATTCAAGTAAAGCCAGGGGTAGACCAGACACTTACTTTGGATAGTGTTCAGAAATTTTCGCTACGATTGGCAAAACCTTCTCCAAACACCTTTAAGTTATGCTGGTTGTTGAATGACGAGACAATTGCAACCGACATTGATTCTATTTATCTCGATCCTGGTATGTTAAACGTGGGAACAAATACATTAAAGGTAATGATTCAGGATACAACCAATTTGTTGCGCAACCCCTTGTATCTTAATTATAAGGATTCCGTTGTATGGACCTTTAATCAGAGCAAGTTGATTGATTTGGCGAAACCACAGGTAACATGGGGCGATACACTGGAAACCTGTTATGGAGGAGCTCAGGTACTTACTGTAAAGCATCCTGTTGCCGGACTTCAATACCGATGGTATGATGCTGCCACAGGATATTGGGAAGAGACGGGCCGTAATATTTTTCTGCAGGATATTGTGGAGTCAAAAGTGTACCTCGTCCGTGGAATTTGGGATGACCGGGTCTCCGAGAAGACAAAAATTAATATCAATACACTGAGTAAAATCGATAAACCAAAGCGTATTGCCGTTAAAATCGATAAGAAAAAAAATACAGTACAGTTGACGGTAAAGGATAAAGTCGATACGCGTTATAACTACATCTGGTTGAATGAAGATGGCAGTCCGATCTATGAATGGGATGAATTCAATGGTGAGTACGTACGCCCAACAGGAGTCAATAATGTACTTACCATCAAATTAGCAAGCTCATCGAGAAAGGTATACGTCCAAAAAATCGACAAAGAAACCACCTGTAAAAGCGAAAAAACAATTGTAACTTTTTAG
- the bcp gene encoding thioredoxin-dependent thiol peroxidase, with amino-acid sequence MATLEIGQKAPDFSAKNQNGETVHLSDFKGKKVILYFYPKDNTPGCTTEACNFRDNYQSLKKDGFEIIGVSVDGEASHQKFISKHELPFQLLVDEDKSLVEAYGVWVEKNMYGKKYMGTARTTFVIDADGIIQHIIKKVDNKNASQQIRDLGV; translated from the coding sequence ATGGCAACACTAGAAATAGGACAAAAAGCACCGGATTTCAGTGCAAAAAATCAAAATGGTGAAACAGTCCATCTTTCAGATTTTAAAGGGAAAAAAGTTATTTTATATTTTTATCCAAAAGACAATACACCGGGCTGCACCACGGAGGCCTGTAATTTCAGAGACAATTATCAGTCTTTGAAAAAAGATGGTTTTGAAATCATAGGCGTAAGTGTGGACGGCGAAGCATCGCACCAAAAATTCATCAGCAAACATGAGCTTCCTTTTCAGCTGCTTGTAGATGAAGACAAGAGCCTTGTAGAGGCCTATGGCGTATGGGTCGAAAAGAACATGTATGGCAAAAAGTATATGGGCACAGCACGCACCACTTTTGTGATTGATGCAGATGGCATTATCCAGCATATCATTAAAAAAGTAGATAACAAAAATGCTTCCCAGCAGATCCGTGATTTAGGCGTTTAA
- a CDS encoding DUF6266 family protein, whose product MAILEDGPNGGFRGKVGSVYGYNLNGKCVIRGARKKSTKPPTAAQLAHRQKIKLVSEFCGWIKPIVNFGYQFEETKNSGRGKFQLAQQHIFKNALDVDVENKPVINMEKVQVFVGELVSPEGVLARWEDGLLKLSWIPNPKYGDSMFKLNLALVSLDREGDLKMAIADAAQGECTVDIATFRKDKFDYHVYIGFWDTYHGAFSNSTYCGVI is encoded by the coding sequence ATGGCAATATTAGAAGATGGTCCAAATGGTGGTTTTCGAGGCAAAGTAGGTTCAGTATATGGCTACAATCTCAATGGAAAATGTGTTATACGGGGGGCGAGGAAGAAAAGTACGAAACCACCAACTGCCGCGCAACTGGCGCATCGTCAGAAAATAAAATTGGTAAGTGAGTTTTGTGGCTGGATAAAGCCTATTGTCAACTTTGGGTATCAATTTGAAGAAACTAAAAACTCCGGACGAGGGAAATTTCAACTTGCACAGCAGCATATTTTCAAAAATGCGCTTGATGTGGATGTCGAAAATAAACCAGTTATTAATATGGAAAAAGTGCAGGTATTTGTCGGGGAGCTCGTCTCACCCGAAGGTGTTCTGGCCCGTTGGGAAGACGGTCTGTTGAAATTATCGTGGATACCGAATCCGAAATACGGGGATAGCATGTTTAAATTAAATTTGGCCTTAGTTAGTTTAGATCGAGAGGGCGACCTCAAAATGGCCATCGCGGATGCGGCGCAGGGGGAATGTACGGTTGACATCGCGACATTTAGAAAGGATAAATTTGATTATCATGTCTACATCGGTTTTTGGGATACCTATCATGGTGCATTCTCAAATTCTACCTATTGTGGCGTCATTTAA
- a CDS encoding DUF4369 domain-containing protein: MKFVNYFCLISVLALGTTACTQKSESAKTAALLNSFSYKITGKTTAGDGTQVSLVDHDNKMQQFVKTQVSNGQFVLEGELAMAGFYDIQIKGMEPYTLFVEGGSDYDLSEDQGKFTLTTSSQNAKDFIQFNANYKQREQEEKNKTANKSQRVRQLESQLPSMAARNDGSYEKAVDEIQRLNGNAAFNPRTLYADFILDSTHRSSLVLPYFFKYVSLDQTNYKKFDAALQGFNTDLQKHPYFKFAREKVDRVKDFYENMPVFPSITPMNVERDTLALKDISKAKMLIAAFWKASNTNSKADIGMLRKKESQLNAMGVRVIYFSLDKDLDKWSKSSKDLALGKQSYFLNYNDQATMENDFGIDRTPSYLWINPQTLKILSLSGEDPAMPQFLGKVKEFVAKN; this comes from the coding sequence ATGAAGTTCGTTAACTATTTTTGCTTGATTTCTGTGCTGGCCTTGGGGACGACAGCCTGTACACAAAAGTCCGAATCGGCGAAGACAGCCGCCTTGTTGAATAGCTTTAGCTATAAGATAACTGGAAAAACCACTGCCGGGGATGGGACTCAGGTGAGCCTCGTCGATCACGATAATAAAATGCAGCAATTTGTAAAAACGCAAGTTTCTAATGGGCAATTTGTTTTGGAAGGCGAACTTGCCATGGCCGGATTTTACGATATTCAGATTAAGGGTATGGAGCCCTATACATTATTTGTCGAAGGCGGAAGTGACTATGATTTAAGTGAAGATCAGGGTAAGTTTACCTTGACAACCTCTTCGCAGAACGCCAAGGATTTCATACAGTTCAATGCGAACTACAAACAGCGGGAGCAGGAGGAAAAAAATAAAACGGCAAATAAAAGCCAACGAGTAAGGCAGCTGGAGAGTCAGTTGCCTTCGATGGCTGCAAGAAATGATGGTTCCTATGAAAAAGCAGTAGACGAAATACAGCGCTTAAACGGCAATGCCGCATTTAATCCACGCACGCTATACGCCGATTTTATTCTCGATAGTACCCACCGATCATCTTTGGTATTGCCTTATTTTTTTAAATACGTCTCCCTAGATCAGACGAATTATAAAAAGTTCGATGCAGCATTGCAGGGTTTTAATACGGATCTGCAGAAGCATCCCTATTTTAAATTTGCCCGCGAAAAAGTCGATCGGGTGAAAGATTTTTATGAAAATATGCCTGTATTTCCTTCGATTACACCAATGAATGTAGAAAGGGATACCTTAGCGCTAAAGGATATTTCAAAAGCTAAAATGCTGATTGCCGCATTTTGGAAAGCTTCCAATACCAATAGCAAGGCCGATATTGGAATGTTACGGAAAAAAGAATCTCAGTTGAACGCTATGGGGGTAAGGGTTATCTATTTTTCGCTGGATAAGGATCTGGATAAATGGAGTAAATCAAGCAAGGACCTGGCCTTAGGTAAGCAGAGTTACTTTTTGAATTATAACGACCAGGCAACGATGGAAAATGACTTTGGTATAGATCGTACACCAAGTTATCTCTGGATAAACCCACAGACCCTAAAAATTTTATCCTTAAGTGGTGAAGATCCAGCGATGCCACAGTTTTTAGGGAAAGTAAAGGAATTTGTTGCTAAAAATTAA
- a CDS encoding gluconate 2-dehydrogenase subunit 3 family protein, producing MNRRTAIKQFFIIAGGLTILSSCLNDGGASIVLNKLKISAEDEQFLGDLADILIPKSDTPGGKELNLHLFVIKMVDDCESPENQAKFVAGFNKLRKQLNLKNSKETETTLAGLKDQTDEKAFFETFKSRAIQGYMNSEFVMKNKVIYKLIPGPYNGAVKVKA from the coding sequence ATGAACCGTAGAACCGCAATAAAGCAATTTTTCATTATAGCTGGCGGACTGACAATTTTGTCATCCTGTCTGAATGATGGAGGTGCATCAATTGTATTAAATAAGCTGAAGATTTCGGCGGAAGATGAACAATTTTTGGGCGATCTGGCTGATATCCTGATTCCGAAATCGGATACACCAGGAGGAAAGGAATTGAACCTGCATCTTTTCGTTATCAAAATGGTGGATGATTGTGAGTCGCCAGAAAATCAGGCTAAATTTGTCGCTGGTTTCAACAAATTGAGAAAACAGTTGAATTTAAAAAATAGCAAAGAGACGGAGACCACTTTGGCGGGATTAAAAGACCAAACTGACGAGAAGGCTTTTTTTGAGACCTTCAAATCGCGTGCAATTCAGGGGTATATGAACTCGGAATTCGTGATGAAGAATAAGGTGATCTATAAACTTATTCCAGGCCCGTACAATGGTGCGGTAAAAGTTAAGGCGTAA
- a CDS encoding fumarylacetoacetate hydrolase family protein produces the protein MKIIAIGRNYIDHAKELNNPVPENPIIFLKPDTAVLKDNKDFYYPEFSKNIQFETEVVLRICKEGKHVTPKFASTYFDAVGLGIDFTARDVQQELKAKSLPWELAKAFDHSAVISNLIPKEELTDVNSIDFSLQQNGQTVQQGNTKDMIFSYEDLIVYTSKFITLRKGDLIYTGTPVGVGSVAIGDLLEGFIGEQKMFSCKIK, from the coding sequence ATGAAAATAATTGCAATCGGTCGCAATTACATCGACCACGCGAAAGAGCTCAATAATCCTGTTCCTGAAAATCCCATTATATTTTTAAAACCTGATACTGCGGTATTAAAGGATAACAAAGATTTCTATTATCCGGAATTCTCCAAAAATATTCAGTTCGAAACCGAAGTTGTCCTCCGGATCTGTAAAGAGGGAAAACATGTGACACCAAAATTTGCATCAACTTACTTCGATGCTGTCGGCCTGGGAATTGACTTCACCGCGAGAGATGTACAACAAGAACTAAAAGCAAAAAGCCTTCCCTGGGAACTGGCAAAAGCATTTGACCATTCTGCAGTGATCAGCAACTTGATTCCTAAAGAGGAGCTAACAGACGTGAATTCGATTGATTTCTCCCTGCAGCAAAATGGGCAAACAGTTCAGCAGGGAAATACCAAGGACATGATTTTCTCCTACGAAGATCTGATTGTGTATACCTCCAAATTTATTACCCTCCGCAAAGGGGACCTCATTTACACAGGTACGCCTGTCGGTGTCGGCTCTGTAGCCATCGGCGATTTATTGGAAGGGTTCATCGGCGAACAGAAGATGTTTAGCTGTAAAATTAAATAA
- a CDS encoding HAD family phosphatase encodes MNKIQAVLFDLDGTLIDSEYFYFKNWAPILKQEFNLQINYEDWIRDFAGHTLAHNVKRLTEDYGYDVTEEHMWKRTRAAYADSNMSDIELMPGAREILAFLKAEDIRIGLVTSSYRSTVDTVLGKHELLDYFEFFVTRECVELPKPNPEPYRLALKNLGLPADRCVAIEDTSTGSTSALGAGTQLIAVTKQEVERARLTAVDNIVENLSEAKDLLAQWI; translated from the coding sequence ATGAATAAAATACAGGCGGTATTGTTCGATCTGGACGGTACGTTAATTGATTCGGAATATTTCTATTTCAAAAACTGGGCACCTATCTTAAAACAGGAATTTAACCTTCAGATCAACTATGAAGATTGGATTCGCGATTTTGCTGGACATACTTTAGCACATAATGTCAAGCGTCTTACCGAGGACTATGGCTACGACGTGACGGAAGAACATATGTGGAAGCGTACACGTGCTGCTTATGCCGATTCTAATATGAGCGATATAGAATTGATGCCTGGAGCGCGAGAAATTTTAGCTTTTTTGAAAGCAGAAGATATCCGTATCGGGCTTGTAACCTCGAGTTATAGAAGTACGGTCGATACTGTTTTGGGCAAGCATGAGCTTTTGGATTATTTTGAGTTTTTTGTCACGCGTGAGTGTGTGGAGTTGCCAAAACCCAATCCGGAACCCTATCGTTTGGCCTTGAAAAATCTGGGTCTACCAGCAGACCGCTGTGTGGCTATCGAAGATACATCGACAGGAAGTACATCGGCATTGGGAGCAGGGACGCAGTTGATTGCAGTTACGAAACAGGAGGTAGAGCGCGCTAGACTAACAGCTGTTGATAACATTGTGGAAAACTTATCTGAGGCAAAAGACCTGTTGGCGCAATGGATTTGA